The Sneathiella sp. P13V-1 genome window below encodes:
- a CDS encoding phosphodiesterase — translation MSFIQITDTHFVPKGQRLYDMCPAERLSTGIDMINKDYANSDFVIATGDLAHYGEKDAYLALKETLSQCEIPVHLVMGNHDSRKPFLEVFPDTPVIEGGFIQYTLDSSDMRVICLDSLNDVPGDHIGRLCQTRLRWLDNQLAAAPKDKKIVLANHHPAFLLGLPAMDTIPLADREALWEILDHRLPDLMIFGHVHRPISGGCKGVPFHIQRGFNHQVALNFTPANLGFVDECPDIAIIDTVEDSILVYTRSVGGETRSYPAGEENRQTA, via the coding sequence ATGAGTTTTATCCAAATCACCGACACCCACTTTGTCCCCAAAGGCCAGCGTCTTTATGATATGTGCCCGGCTGAACGGCTTTCCACCGGCATTGATATGATCAATAAGGATTATGCTAATTCCGACTTTGTGATCGCTACGGGTGACCTTGCGCATTACGGGGAAAAGGACGCCTATCTGGCGTTAAAAGAAACCTTGAGCCAATGCGAAATCCCTGTTCATCTGGTGATGGGAAATCACGATAGCCGCAAACCCTTCTTGGAAGTTTTTCCAGATACGCCTGTTATCGAAGGCGGTTTTATTCAATATACCTTGGACAGCAGTGATATGCGGGTGATCTGTCTGGACAGCTTGAACGACGTGCCTGGGGATCATATTGGCCGATTGTGCCAAACACGACTGCGTTGGCTCGACAATCAACTCGCGGCGGCACCGAAGGACAAAAAGATCGTCCTCGCCAATCACCACCCCGCATTTCTTCTGGGATTGCCTGCCATGGACACTATTCCCCTTGCCGATCGCGAAGCCCTTTGGGAGATTTTAGACCACCGCCTTCCTGATCTGATGATCTTTGGTCATGTTCACCGCCCTATCTCAGGTGGTTGTAAAGGCGTTCCCTTCCATATCCAGCGCGGTTTCAACCATCAGGTTGCCCTTAATTTCACGCCCGCCAATCTTGGTTTTGTGGATGAATGCCCTGACATCGCAATCATTGACACAGTGGAAGACAGTATTCTTGTTTATACCCGCTCCGTCGGCGGCGAAACCCGTTCCTACCCTGCAGGTGAAGAAAACCGCCAAACCGCCTGA
- a CDS encoding extracellular solute-binding protein, giving the protein MKRLIAIAVAAVGFATPALAVDIEVAYPYSHLFDVTFEKTMKDFKKAHPDINVKFRATYESYEDGTNTVLREAVSGNLPDITMQGLNRQAILVEKGIAKSLEPFIAKEQNFAKDGYHQAMLSLSTFGKDVYGLPFSVSLPVGYYNMDLVKKSGTTELPKTWKEVVDMCQKMKANGVKNPIFWGWNITGNWFMQALMWSQDEPILKNGQVNFHDKEGLVALETMKKIFRGCEMKNLSWKEALASFSAGEIGMMFWSTSALGAVERSKGDFELKTNEFPGINGKPMGLPAGGNAAMLVSASKDPARLEASWKFLKFITSGVGAAAVAETTGYMPPNKAANEIILADFYKRNPNKETAVRQLPLLRDWVAYPGDNGLAVTQVIYDGIEGIVVGDKENMKDLQEELVEEVTELLPKPNS; this is encoded by the coding sequence ATGAAACGACTTATTGCCATTGCTGTTGCCGCTGTCGGGTTTGCTACACCCGCCTTGGCTGTGGATATTGAAGTTGCTTACCCATACAGCCATCTTTTCGACGTGACTTTTGAAAAGACCATGAAAGACTTCAAAAAAGCGCATCCGGACATCAATGTAAAATTCCGCGCGACATATGAAAGCTATGAAGACGGTACAAACACCGTGCTTCGCGAAGCCGTCTCTGGCAACCTTCCAGACATCACAATGCAGGGCCTCAACCGCCAGGCAATTCTTGTTGAAAAAGGCATTGCAAAATCGCTTGAGCCGTTCATCGCAAAAGAACAGAACTTTGCAAAAGACGGTTATCACCAAGCCATGCTGTCCCTCTCTACTTTTGGTAAAGATGTATACGGCTTGCCATTCTCCGTATCCCTGCCTGTCGGTTATTACAACATGGATCTGGTGAAAAAATCCGGCACAACTGAGCTTCCAAAAACTTGGAAAGAAGTTGTCGATATGTGCCAGAAGATGAAAGCCAATGGCGTAAAGAACCCGATTTTCTGGGGTTGGAACATCACAGGTAACTGGTTCATGCAAGCCCTGATGTGGTCACAGGATGAGCCTATCTTGAAAAATGGTCAGGTTAATTTCCATGACAAAGAAGGTCTCGTTGCCCTTGAAACCATGAAGAAAATCTTCCGCGGTTGTGAAATGAAAAATCTATCCTGGAAAGAAGCTCTTGCGTCCTTCTCTGCCGGTGAAATTGGCATGATGTTCTGGTCAACTTCTGCATTGGGTGCCGTAGAACGTTCCAAAGGTGACTTTGAACTGAAAACAAATGAATTCCCAGGCATCAATGGCAAACCAATGGGTCTGCCGGCTGGTGGTAACGCGGCAATGTTGGTTTCTGCGTCTAAAGACCCTGCCCGCCTTGAAGCTTCCTGGAAATTCCTGAAATTCATCACGTCCGGTGTTGGTGCTGCCGCTGTTGCGGAAACAACTGGCTACATGCCACCAAATAAAGCAGCCAACGAAATCATCCTCGCTGACTTCTACAAGCGTAATCCAAACAAAGAAACAGCCGTTCGTCAGCTGCCACTTCTTCGTGATTGGGTTGCATATCCAGGTGACAACGGTCTCGCCGTCACTCAGGTCATTTACGATGGCATCGAAGGCATCGTTGTTGGTGACAAAGAAAACATGAAAGATCTGCAGGAAGAACTTGTTGAGGAAGTAACTGAACTGCTTCCAAAGCCAAACTCCTAA
- a CDS encoding carbohydrate ABC transporter permease, translated as MIGNSTPFREAWKHAALILGALIVILPFYVMVSYSLKSQKEIETNTGGFFGTQEQVVDQYCVKLGNPEEACKETPVIFNYTQAVKKAPLMRYLLNGVIVTVSIFLLQVVIALPCAYALSKLRFWGRDAIFNMVLFCLLVPVHAIGLPIYIMLAEISLTNTYASLIIPWTISVFGIFLMRQFFMTVPDDLIDAARMDGMSEFSIIWRVMLPTAIPALLAFAIFSIVAHWNDYFWPRIVITGDRSLYTPPLGLREFRGGADGSNWGPMMATATIIVTPLVVAFLLAQRRFIEGITLTGMK; from the coding sequence ATGATCGGCAACAGCACACCTTTCCGCGAGGCATGGAAACACGCGGCCCTTATATTGGGTGCACTGATCGTCATCCTGCCCTTCTATGTGATGGTCAGTTACTCCCTGAAGTCACAAAAGGAAATTGAAACCAACACAGGCGGTTTCTTCGGGACCCAAGAACAGGTGGTTGACCAATATTGCGTCAAACTTGGCAATCCAGAAGAAGCCTGCAAGGAAACACCGGTTATCTTCAACTACACACAAGCCGTGAAAAAAGCGCCCCTCATGCGCTATCTGCTGAACGGTGTAATTGTGACGGTCTCCATTTTCCTGCTTCAGGTGGTAATCGCCCTTCCTTGCGCCTATGCCCTGTCAAAACTTCGTTTTTGGGGGCGGGATGCCATCTTTAACATGGTGTTGTTCTGCCTGTTGGTTCCTGTGCACGCCATCGGCTTGCCAATCTATATAATGCTCGCGGAGATTAGTCTGACTAACACATATGCCTCATTGATCATTCCCTGGACCATCTCGGTGTTCGGTATTTTCCTGATGCGGCAGTTCTTTATGACCGTGCCAGATGATCTGATTGATGCGGCGCGCATGGACGGAATGAGTGAGTTCTCAATTATCTGGCGGGTCATGTTACCAACCGCGATCCCTGCCCTTCTGGCTTTTGCGATCTTCTCAATCGTGGCCCATTGGAACGACTATTTCTGGCCAAGGATTGTGATCACCGGGGACAGATCCCTGTACACACCACCGCTGGGCCTTCGGGAATTTAGGGGCGGTGCTGACGGGTCGAACTGGGGGCCCATGATGGCGACCGCCACGATCATCGTGACACCGCTTGTTGTTGCCTTCTTGCTTGCTCAGCGCCGGTTTATCGAAGGCATCACTCTGACTGGCATGAAATAG
- a CDS encoding carbohydrate ABC transporter permease: MAAHRSFAGYWFTAPAIILMVLILIAPVAVAAFLSFTDYSLGNSGFNWVGFDNYAKMLKRSTYQKMLIASGTYVLIVVPLSIGLGLGAALLINSVQRFGDIYKTIYFLPVMAALLAMAIVWEFSLHPTIGIINKTLIDGCGGWMEAVFSFGWVPLVNGAESWYSTSCRTEFPLWFGDKKYTMGTVAFIGIWQAFGFNMVLYLAGLTSVPRELYHAAEMDGATNGWDRFRLVTWPMLGPTTVFVVTITTIRSFQVFDTVEAITQGGPSKSTFVMMFAIYEKGIKQNLMGMGSAITIVFLIFVLILTFGQRYLVERKVHYS; the protein is encoded by the coding sequence ATGGCCGCTCATCGCAGTTTCGCAGGCTACTGGTTTACGGCACCCGCCATCATCTTGATGGTCCTGATATTAATCGCTCCTGTCGCCGTCGCCGCTTTCTTGTCCTTCACAGATTATTCGCTTGGCAATTCTGGCTTCAACTGGGTTGGCTTTGACAACTATGCCAAGATGTTAAAGCGATCCACCTATCAGAAAATGCTAATCGCATCAGGCACCTACGTGCTTATCGTTGTTCCCCTATCCATTGGATTGGGATTAGGAGCGGCTCTCCTGATTAACTCTGTTCAGCGCTTTGGCGACATTTACAAAACCATCTATTTCCTACCCGTCATGGCTGCTTTGCTCGCTATGGCTATTGTATGGGAGTTTTCCCTTCACCCAACCATTGGCATCATCAACAAGACGCTGATCGATGGCTGCGGCGGCTGGATGGAAGCCGTGTTCAGTTTCGGATGGGTGCCGCTCGTTAATGGGGCCGAAAGCTGGTACAGCACCAGCTGCCGCACAGAATTTCCGCTCTGGTTCGGGGATAAGAAATACACCATGGGCACGGTCGCCTTTATTGGCATCTGGCAGGCCTTTGGCTTCAACATGGTTCTCTATCTGGCCGGTCTCACTTCTGTCCCGAGGGAGCTATATCACGCAGCAGAAATGGATGGCGCGACAAACGGATGGGATCGTTTTCGCCTGGTTACCTGGCCGATGCTTGGCCCCACCACGGTATTTGTGGTGACCATAACCACCATTCGATCATTTCAGGTTTTCGATACGGTTGAAGCCATCACACAAGGCGGCCCGTCGAAAAGCACCTTCGTCATGATGTTCGCCATCTACGAAAAAGGCATCAAACAGAACCTTATGGGTATGGGCTCCGCCATCACTATTGTTTTCTTGATTTTCGTCCTGATCCTCACCTTCGGTCAACGTTACCTTGTGGAAAGAAAGGTTCATTACTCATGA
- a CDS encoding ABC transporter ATP-binding protein: MAGITLKSITKSFDDLEILKGINLDISDGEFITLVGPSGCGKSTLLRIIAGLEGQSGGDVILGDRSMNGIRSSHRDLAMVFQSYALYPHLSVKQNMETPLKLRDLSFLERLPIAGMFIPGRGEKLKRQSRIVSEVSQTLKIEHLLDRKPGQLSGGQRQRVALGRAMVRKPAAFLMDEPLSNLDAALRVHMRAELAELHRSLSTTFIYVTHDQAEALTMSDRMAVMMDGEILQLGAPDEIYKNPVDRRVAEFVGSPKINMLPGKVGGDGRVQVHNAPLEARTNSTNKSIFVGVRPEHFHPIEATSSNANLPFRVTHKENLGSDFFLHGHINGSDQRIVSRATPEDAASISIGADIFLKIAAGKALLFGEDNRRIALLEA, translated from the coding sequence ATGGCTGGCATTACCTTAAAGAGCATCACCAAGTCCTTTGACGATCTAGAGATCTTGAAAGGCATTAATCTAGATATCTCAGATGGTGAATTTATCACGTTGGTGGGCCCGTCCGGGTGCGGCAAGTCCACGTTATTGCGGATCATTGCAGGGCTTGAAGGGCAATCAGGCGGTGATGTAATCCTTGGCGATAGAAGTATGAACGGCATCCGTTCAAGCCATCGCGACCTCGCCATGGTGTTTCAATCTTACGCGCTCTATCCACATCTGAGTGTAAAGCAGAATATGGAGACGCCATTAAAACTGCGGGATCTCAGCTTTTTGGAACGCCTCCCCATTGCAGGGATGTTTATTCCGGGCAGAGGTGAGAAATTAAAACGTCAGTCGCGGATCGTATCAGAAGTCTCCCAAACCCTTAAAATTGAACATCTTCTGGATCGTAAACCCGGTCAATTGTCTGGTGGCCAACGCCAAAGGGTGGCATTGGGCCGCGCCATGGTTCGAAAGCCCGCCGCTTTCTTGATGGATGAACCGCTTTCAAATCTGGATGCGGCGCTGCGCGTTCATATGCGTGCAGAACTTGCAGAACTTCATCGCTCTCTCAGCACCACCTTCATTTATGTCACCCATGATCAGGCTGAAGCCCTCACCATGTCAGACCGTATGGCTGTTATGATGGATGGTGAGATCTTACAGCTTGGTGCCCCTGACGAGATCTATAAAAACCCGGTTGATCGACGTGTTGCTGAATTTGTGGGAAGCCCAAAAATCAATATGCTGCCAGGTAAAGTTGGTGGTGATGGCCGCGTTCAGGTACATAACGCCCCCCTAGAAGCTCGCACCAACTCAACAAACAAATCAATTTTTGTGGGCGTAAGACCGGAACATTTCCATCCAATTGAAGCAACAAGCAGTAATGCTAATTTGCCTTTCCGGGTCACCCATAAAGAAAATCTGGGATCTGATTTTTTTCTCCATGGCCATATTAACGGATCTGATCAAAGGATTGTCAGCCGCGCCACACCCGAAGATGCGGCAAGCATCTCCATCGGTGCAGATATCTTCTTGAAAATCGCAGCTGGCAAAGCCCTTTTGTTTGGCGAAGATAACCGGCGCATTGCGCTTCTGGAGGCTTAA